A genomic window from Aurantimicrobium photophilum includes:
- a CDS encoding DUF3159 domain-containing protein — MSEKQGVAGLASQLGGSSNGKHPLWNAMGGALGIVETVLPGLLFVAVFTFTLNPWLAIWISVGASVLFTLYRLIRRQAATQALVGLAGVVLSAVLALMSNKPEDNFVVGMVTNGVYGLVFLLSILVGWPLIGVVVGLVRSEGTKWRQNRHHKRVYMGVTALWVGMFSLRLAVEVPLYLAGNVAGLATAKLILGLPLYVPVLALTWLIVRSLYREKTSNSQK; from the coding sequence ATGAGCGAGAAACAAGGAGTAGCGGGCCTAGCTTCACAGCTTGGTGGCAGTTCCAATGGCAAACACCCCCTGTGGAATGCCATGGGCGGTGCACTGGGCATTGTTGAGACCGTTCTTCCTGGTCTGCTGTTTGTTGCCGTATTCACTTTCACATTGAATCCTTGGCTGGCCATCTGGATTTCTGTAGGCGCTTCTGTCCTCTTCACTCTGTATCGCCTAATCCGTCGCCAGGCAGCTACCCAAGCACTCGTGGGCCTTGCTGGAGTGGTCCTTTCTGCAGTGCTGGCATTGATGTCTAACAAGCCCGAAGACAACTTTGTGGTCGGAATGGTGACCAACGGTGTTTATGGGCTTGTCTTCCTGCTCTCGATCCTGGTTGGCTGGCCGCTTATTGGTGTCGTAGTTGGCCTTGTTCGTTCTGAAGGAACGAAGTGGCGACAGAATCGACACCACAAGCGTGTCTACATGGGCGTCACAGCGTTGTGGGTTGGAATGTTTTCACTGCGCCTCGCCGTCGAAGTTCCGCTGTATCTAGCTGGAAACGTTGCTGGTCTGGCAACGGCGAAACTGATTCTTGGATTGCCTTTGTATGTACCTGTTCTTGCCTTGACGTGGCTGATCGTGCGCTCTCTCTATCGAGAAAAAACCTCGAATTCGCAGAAATAA
- the acnA gene encoding aconitate hydratase AcnA yields MEEQHVSAVNSFGAKSTLEVSGKSYEIFRLDSVQGHDKLPYSLKVLLENLLRTEDGANVTAEQIKALGSWVPSAEPDTEIQFTPARVIMQDFTGVPCVVDLATMREAVTELGGDPTKINPLAPAELVIDHSVIADLYGSADALEQNVEIEYERNGERYQFLRWGQTAFDDFKVVPPGTGIVHQVNIEYLARVTMAREVAGVLQAYPDTCVGTDSHTTMVNGLGVLGWGVGGIEAEAAMLGQPVSMLIPKVVGFKLSGSIPTGVTATDVVLTITQMLRKQGVVGKFVEFYGPGVSSVPLANRATIGNMSPEFGSTAAMFPVDDVTLDYLRLTGRSEEQVALVEAYSKAQGLWFDPSSEPNFSEYMELDLSTVVPSISGPKRPQDRIELSKAQSQFAEDVKNYSHGDSVKVSVDGGEEFELKNGAVTIAAITSCTNTSNPSVMLAAGLLARNAVKKGLKTKPWVKTTLSPGSKVVTDYYEKAGVTPYLDELGFYPVGYGCMTCIGNSGPLKDEISAAINHNDLAVTAVLSGNRNFEGRISPDVKMNYLASPPLVIAYALAGSMDFDFEKDALGTGSDGNPVYLKDIWPETAEVEKVIGESIDTAMFDHEYSSVFNGDERWRNLPTPTGATFEWDAKSTYVRKPPYFEGMKKETTPVTDISGARVLATLGDSVTTDHISPAGNIKAGTPAAVYLDQHGVARADYNSYGSRRGNHEVMIRGTFANIRLKNQLLDGVEGGYTRDFTQADGPQSFIYDASANYQAAGTPLVIFGGKEYGSGSSRDWAAKGTALLGVKAVITESFERIHRSNLIGMGVLPLQFPAGQSWESLGLDGTEIVSIAGVEELNKGVTPKTVRVTAAPSENSPAGKQTIEFDAVVRIDTPGEADYYRNGGILQYVLRSLVA; encoded by the coding sequence ATGGAGGAGCAGCACGTGTCGGCAGTAAACAGCTTTGGAGCTAAGAGCACCCTTGAGGTATCTGGAAAGTCATACGAGATTTTCCGCCTCGACTCGGTTCAGGGACACGACAAGTTGCCCTACAGCCTCAAGGTTCTCCTCGAGAACCTTCTGCGCACCGAAGATGGCGCTAACGTCACCGCTGAGCAGATTAAGGCACTCGGAAGCTGGGTTCCCTCAGCTGAGCCCGACACTGAAATCCAGTTCACCCCTGCTCGCGTCATCATGCAGGACTTCACTGGCGTTCCCTGTGTTGTTGACCTTGCAACCATGCGTGAAGCAGTGACCGAACTTGGCGGCGACCCCACCAAGATCAACCCACTCGCCCCTGCAGAGTTGGTTATTGACCACTCCGTTATTGCTGACCTCTACGGTTCAGCAGATGCTCTCGAGCAGAACGTTGAAATTGAATACGAGCGCAACGGTGAGCGCTACCAGTTCCTCCGCTGGGGCCAGACCGCATTCGACGACTTCAAGGTTGTTCCTCCAGGAACCGGTATCGTCCACCAGGTCAACATTGAATACTTGGCACGTGTCACCATGGCTCGCGAAGTTGCTGGCGTGCTCCAGGCATACCCTGACACCTGCGTGGGTACCGACTCTCACACCACCATGGTCAACGGTCTGGGTGTTCTTGGCTGGGGTGTTGGTGGCATTGAAGCCGAAGCTGCAATGCTCGGTCAGCCCGTCTCCATGCTCATTCCTAAGGTTGTCGGCTTCAAGCTTTCTGGCTCGATCCCAACCGGTGTAACCGCAACTGACGTTGTTCTCACCATTACTCAGATGCTGCGTAAGCAGGGAGTTGTGGGCAAGTTCGTCGAGTTCTACGGCCCCGGTGTTTCCTCTGTTCCACTGGCAAACCGCGCCACCATCGGAAACATGAGCCCCGAGTTCGGTTCAACCGCAGCAATGTTCCCTGTTGACGATGTCACCCTGGACTACCTGCGTCTCACCGGTCGTTCCGAAGAGCAGGTCGCCCTCGTTGAGGCATACTCCAAGGCTCAGGGCCTCTGGTTTGACCCCAGCAGTGAGCCCAACTTCTCTGAGTACATGGAGCTCGACCTCTCGACTGTTGTTCCCTCGATCTCAGGTCCAAAGCGTCCCCAGGACCGCATTGAGCTTTCCAAGGCTCAAAGCCAGTTCGCTGAGGACGTCAAGAACTACTCCCACGGTGACTCTGTCAAGGTCAGTGTCGATGGGGGAGAAGAGTTCGAGCTGAAGAATGGTGCCGTCACCATTGCAGCTATCACTTCCTGCACCAACACCTCCAACCCTTCCGTCATGCTCGCTGCTGGTCTTCTAGCACGAAACGCAGTGAAAAAGGGCCTCAAGACCAAGCCTTGGGTCAAGACCACCTTGTCTCCCGGATCCAAGGTCGTCACCGATTACTACGAAAAGGCAGGGGTTACTCCTTACCTTGACGAGCTCGGTTTCTACCCAGTTGGTTACGGCTGCATGACCTGCATCGGTAACTCTGGTCCTCTCAAGGATGAAATCTCTGCGGCAATCAACCACAACGACCTCGCTGTGACTGCTGTTCTTTCGGGTAACCGTAACTTCGAGGGCCGTATTAGCCCCGACGTCAAGATGAACTATCTAGCAAGTCCTCCTTTGGTTATTGCTTATGCACTTGCTGGATCAATGGACTTTGACTTCGAAAAGGACGCTCTCGGAACTGGTTCCGACGGTAACCCTGTCTACCTCAAGGACATCTGGCCTGAGACCGCTGAGGTTGAGAAGGTAATTGGCGAGTCCATCGACACCGCCATGTTTGACCACGAATACTCTTCCGTCTTCAACGGTGATGAGCGCTGGCGCAACCTGCCCACCCCAACCGGTGCAACCTTCGAGTGGGATGCTAAGTCAACCTACGTTCGTAAGCCCCCATACTTCGAAGGTATGAAGAAGGAAACCACTCCTGTCACCGACATTTCTGGTGCTCGCGTTCTCGCGACTCTGGGTGACTCGGTTACTACCGACCACATTTCTCCTGCTGGAAACATTAAGGCGGGCACCCCTGCGGCTGTCTACCTGGACCAGCACGGTGTGGCACGTGCTGACTACAACTCCTACGGATCTCGTCGTGGTAACCACGAAGTGATGATTCGCGGAACCTTCGCGAACATCCGTCTGAAGAACCAGCTCCTTGATGGCGTTGAGGGTGGTTACACTCGCGACTTCACTCAGGCAGATGGACCTCAGTCCTTCATCTATGACGCCAGCGCCAACTACCAGGCTGCCGGAACTCCTCTGGTCATCTTTGGTGGCAAGGAATACGGTTCTGGTTCATCTCGTGACTGGGCAGCTAAGGGAACCGCACTGCTGGGTGTGAAGGCCGTTATTACCGAGAGCTTTGAGCGTATTCACCGCTCTAACCTCATCGGTATGGGTGTTCTTCCTCTCCAGTTCCCTGCAGGTCAGAGCTGGGAGTCCCTGGGTCTTGATGGCACCGAGATCGTCTCGATCGCTGGTGTTGAAGAACTCAACAAGGGAGTCACTCCTAAGACTGTTCGTGTGACTGCAGCTCCTTCTGAGAACTCACCTGCTGGAAAGCAGACCATTGAGTTTGACGCAGTAGTGCGCATCGACACCCCTGGTGAAGCTGACTACTACCGCAATGGCGGAATCCTCCAGTACGTGCTGCGTTCGCTCGTCGCTTAG
- the dxs gene encoding 1-deoxy-D-xylulose-5-phosphate synthase, whose protein sequence is MAIFETVHGPRDLDKLTNDQLIELSGEIREFLVREVARSGGHLGPNLGVVEMTIAIHRVFDSPKDSIVFDTGHQSYVHKLLTGRQDFSKLREKGGIAGYPQRSESVHDIVESSHASSSLSWADGISRAYSMSGQSDRHVVAVVGDGALTGGMTWEALNNISHDNSRNLIIIVNDNGRSYAPTIGGMARFLDSVRTRKGYRNLHFSSSRLFAKMGPYARAFYRGVRGGVHGFLSRFTNNQDLYANLDIKYLGPVNGHDVKAMEAVLRQAKSYGAPVIVHAITEKGKGYEPARRDLDDQFHAVGKIDPATGKALSSSSAVGWTDVFGDELVAQAEHNDKIVAITAAMLRPTGLHKMLERYPERIIDVGIAEQHAVTSAAGLAFGGMHPVVAIYATFMNRAFDQVLMDVALHKAGVTFVLDRSGVTGPDGPSHHGVWDLAILQVVPHIRLAAPRDATRLREELAEALAVDDAPTVIRFPRGSVGADIEAVRRCDDGVDVLLEAAHKDVLIVAIGAFATLGLEVAARLAQQGIGATVVDPRWVVPVPTSIIDMARDHRLVITLEDGVRVGGIGTRIRQDLRSAGVDTAVDELGLPDEFLDHGTREEILAEAGLTAQDIARDVVAQVLGSKIPVARPLPEESQVSDSLRAE, encoded by the coding sequence ATGGCAATTTTTGAGACTGTTCACGGTCCACGCGACCTCGACAAGCTCACCAACGACCAACTGATTGAGCTCTCCGGAGAAATCCGTGAGTTCTTGGTGCGCGAGGTAGCCCGCTCTGGCGGGCACCTCGGCCCCAACCTTGGTGTGGTCGAAATGACGATTGCCATTCACCGAGTGTTTGACTCACCCAAGGACTCCATCGTCTTTGACACAGGCCACCAGTCCTACGTGCACAAGCTCCTGACTGGTCGTCAGGATTTTTCCAAGTTGCGCGAAAAGGGCGGCATCGCCGGCTACCCGCAGCGCTCAGAATCTGTTCACGACATCGTGGAAAGTTCGCACGCTTCGAGTTCGTTGTCCTGGGCTGATGGAATTTCTCGCGCCTATTCCATGTCAGGTCAATCAGACCGCCATGTTGTTGCCGTCGTGGGTGATGGTGCACTTACGGGCGGCATGACCTGGGAGGCGCTGAATAACATCAGCCACGACAACTCCCGCAACCTCATCATCATTGTCAACGACAATGGCCGCAGTTATGCCCCCACTATCGGTGGCATGGCCAGGTTCTTGGACAGCGTTCGTACGCGCAAGGGCTACCGCAACCTTCACTTCAGCAGCAGTCGCCTCTTTGCCAAGATGGGCCCCTATGCACGTGCGTTCTATCGCGGTGTTCGTGGCGGTGTTCACGGCTTCTTGAGTCGCTTCACCAACAACCAAGATCTCTATGCCAACCTCGACATCAAATACTTAGGCCCCGTTAACGGTCACGATGTCAAAGCCATGGAAGCTGTTCTGCGTCAGGCAAAGAGCTATGGCGCCCCCGTCATTGTTCACGCCATTACCGAAAAGGGTAAGGGCTACGAACCTGCTCGCCGTGACCTAGATGACCAATTCCACGCCGTGGGCAAGATTGACCCTGCAACCGGTAAAGCCCTGAGCAGTTCCTCAGCTGTGGGGTGGACGGATGTTTTTGGTGACGAGCTCGTTGCCCAGGCAGAGCACAACGACAAGATTGTGGCCATCACGGCAGCAATGTTGCGACCTACCGGTCTTCACAAAATGCTTGAGCGATACCCGGAACGCATCATCGATGTGGGTATTGCAGAACAGCACGCCGTTACCTCAGCTGCTGGTCTTGCATTTGGTGGCATGCACCCGGTCGTTGCTATTTATGCGACGTTCATGAATCGTGCTTTTGACCAAGTTTTGATGGATGTTGCCCTTCACAAAGCTGGCGTCACCTTTGTTCTAGACCGTTCTGGTGTCACTGGTCCTGATGGCCCTAGCCACCACGGTGTGTGGGATTTGGCTATCCTCCAGGTCGTGCCACACATTCGCTTGGCAGCTCCCCGCGACGCTACGCGCCTGCGTGAGGAGCTGGCAGAAGCATTGGCTGTAGATGACGCCCCAACGGTCATTCGTTTCCCCAGAGGCTCTGTGGGGGCTGATATCGAGGCTGTCCGTCGATGTGACGACGGAGTAGATGTTCTCCTTGAAGCAGCCCACAAGGATGTGCTCATTGTTGCCATTGGCGCCTTTGCCACCCTTGGCCTTGAAGTTGCTGCACGTCTTGCTCAGCAGGGAATTGGTGCCACTGTGGTGGACCCTCGCTGGGTCGTCCCTGTTCCCACCAGCATCATTGACATGGCTCGTGACCACCGTTTGGTCATCACACTTGAAGACGGTGTTCGTGTCGGTGGTATCGGAACACGCATCCGTCAAGACCTCCGCAGTGCCGGGGTCGACACGGCCGTTGATGAATTGGGTCTACCCGACGAATTCCTCGATCACGGAACCCGTGAAGAAATCCTCGCTGAGGCAGGATTGACTGCACAAGACATCGCACGCGATGTCGTTGCACAGGTTCTTGGAAGCAAGATTCCTGTGGCTAGGCCGCTTCCTGAAGAGTCACAGGTGAGTGACTCACTGCGCGCCGAATAG